One genomic segment of Sphaerodactylus townsendi isolate TG3544 linkage group LG07, MPM_Stown_v2.3, whole genome shotgun sequence includes these proteins:
- the SECISBP2 gene encoding selenocysteine insertion sequence-binding protein 2 isoform X1: protein MTSEREASNEGIKLSAEVKPFVPKYAEVTVAWSEPSEACVFPRYYTTCYPNVQEPPVDKQQEYVQDTPWDTTTSVSQYASQSLMGCSSLGEYSSSVPNIFTVPSFSCDKTSKLCSSSRQNRDYVKHTSLNRKETGSVARRRPQHEEPKLDCKRLEGSDFSGTTTGSSFHSAVRGRSPVQSDRRGKAVNSKYKHIPNTESLPEPEFEITLSDFPKLQSLGSNDRLKLQKCTWEALSSAEGDMLPSKSTGQPQISALITKEGEVSVKRLPLERTLRNSSDTGTAQVSSSSCDETQVSWATVLSQTPRRTVRLPSSTVASSHSGSEGKVGVPEDRKSETRENASGSDGEEISEKKKKKKRKKKKAKSNSDMEKLLNKSTLVQEPPRIEDDEEFPDLAAATVKNYKLGTPKFYCSIPTTKDQSEVILTRDSEYDFHDGYPHNLLATPKPDIPRGRKVGRQPSSSITEKSKAQGSSKSSRKKSQLPVQLDLGGMLAALEQKQHAEKSPKPVVLSVGSAVTLPSKDYTPVTKSHQVHQEKVPHNPLDSSSPLVKKGKQREVPKAKKPTSLKKIILKEREQRKQQHLLDQTESLKEKKADQQCMESTPEDELLSQDTKAETTEEPPMDLVIVTQNNLEVPVHCTEVSGTSENSLVPAQLNSTLPKIHSRRFRDYCTQVLCKEVDICVTDLLKELVRFQDRQYQKDPVKAKTKRRLVMGLREVLKHLKLKKLKCVIISPNCEKIQSKGGLDETLHLIIDSACEQNIPFIFALNRKALGRCLNKAVPVSVVGIFSYDGAQDCFHKMVELTMEARLAYKEMIAGLQRESAGEENESDCTHSKTHYEESNIQDAGKAPFLESDEDVPNYIKIWKRKLEEEYNPYVLELENRATAEMLSLGFEEPQ, encoded by the exons aTGACTTCAGAGAGGGAAGCGAGCAACGAG GGCATCAAGTTATCAGCAGAGGTCAAACCATTTGTTCCAAAATATGCGGAGGTAACAGTGGCATGGTCAGAACCCTCAGAAGCATGTGTCTTTCCTAGATATTATACAACATGCTACCCAAATGTACAGGAACCACCAGTGGATAA ACAACAGGAATATGTTCAAGATACACCCTGGGATACTACCACTTCTGTTTCGCAATATGCATCTCAGAGTCTTATGGGATGTAGTTCGCTTGGAGAATACTCCAGTTCTGTACCAAATATATTCACAGTTCCCAGCTTTTCATGTGATAAGACCTCTAAGCTCTGCAGCTCTTCTCGACAAAACAGAGACTATGTCAAACATACTTCTCTCAACAGAAAAGAGACTGGAAGCGTTGCCAGG AGGcgaccacaacatgaggaacccaAACTGGACTGTAAAAGGCTCGAAGGTAGTGACTTCTCTGGCACAACAACAGGGAGCTCATTTCATTCTGCTGTACGTGGTAGAAGTCCCGTTCAATCAG acaGGCGTGGTAAAGCTGTGAACAGTAAATACAAGCACATTCCAAATACAGAATCGCTTCCAGAACCTGAATTTGAAATTACCCTATCAGATTTCCCAAAATTGCAAAGTCTGGGGAGTAATGATCGACTGAAACTTCAAAAATGTACTTGGGAGGCATTGAGCTCAGCTGAAGGAGATATGCTGCCTTCAAAATCCACAGGACAACCACAGATTTCTGCTTTGATAACCAAAGAG GGAGAAGTATCTGTGAAAAGGCTGCCCCTGGAAAGAACTTTAAGAAATTCTTCTGATACTGGAA CTGCTCAGGTGTCTTCGAGTTCCTGTGATGAGACCCAGGTATCTTGGGCTACTGTGCTGTCACAAACTCCAAGGAGAACTGTCCGTTTACCCTCCTCTACTGTGGCCAGCAGCCATTCTGGCAGTGAAGGAAAAGTTGGTGTTCCTGAAGATCGTAAG TCAGAAACGAGAGAGAATGCCAGTGGGAGTGACGGTGAAGAGAtatcagaaaagaagaagaaaaagaagaggaagaaaaagaaggccAAATCAAACAGTGATATGGAAAAGCTTCTTAATAAAAGCACTTTAGTGCAGGAACCTCCACGAATTGAG GATGATGAAGAATTTCCTGACTTAGCTGCTGCTACTGTTAAAAACTACAAGTTAGGGACTCCAAAGTTCTACTGTTCAATCCCTACTACCAAGGATCAGAGTGAA GTAATCCTAACCAGGGATTCTGAATATGACTTTCATGATGGTTATCCTCACAATCTTCTGGCAACACCCAAGCCAGATATACCACGTGGAAGAAAAGTGGGCAGACAACCTTCATCCAGTATAACAGAAAAAAGCAAAGCACAG GGGTCCTCTAAGAGCAGTCGGAAGAAAAGCCAGCTTCCTGTGCAGCTGGATTTGGGAGGGATGCTGGCTGCTTTAGAACAAAAACAGCATGCAGAGAAATCACCAAAGCCTGTGGTGCTTTCAG TTGGTAGTGCAGTAACATTGCCTTCAAAGGATTATACACCAGTAACAAAAAGTCATCAGGTACACCAAGAAAAGGTTCCTCATAACCCATTGGACTCCAGTTCGCCTTTGGTCAAGAAGGGAAAGCAGAGAGAAGTCCCCAAGGCAAAAAAGCCAACGTCATTGAAAAAG atcattttgaaagagagagaacagCGGAAACAGCAACACCTTTTGGATCAGACAGAGAGCCTGAAAGAGAAAAAAGCTGATCAGCAATGTATGGAATCTACTCCTGAAGATGAACTACTTTCTCAAGATACCAAAGCAG AGACTACAGAAGAACCCCCTATGGATCTTGTAATTGTGACTCAGAATAATTTAGAAGTCCCTGTGCACTGTACAGAAGTCAGTGGCACCTCTGAAAATTCCCTTGTTCCTGCACAGCTGAATTCCACCCTTCCCAAGATCCACAGCAGAAGATTTAGAGA TTACTGTACCCAGGTCCTTTGTAAGGAGGTTGACATCTGCGTAACTGATCTTTTGAAAGAGCTGGTTCGTTTCCAAGACCGCCAGTATCAGAAAGACCCAGTCAAGGCCAAGACAAAACGCAGGCTTgttatggggctgagagaagtcttGAAACACCTGAAGTTGAAAAAATTGAAATGTGTTATAATTTCTCCAAACTGTGAAAAAATTCAGTCAAAAG GTGGGTTGGATGAGACTCTGCATCTCATAATTGACTCTGCTTGCGAACAGAATATCCCTTTTATCTTTGCTCTCAATCGCAAAGCTCTGGGGCGCTGTTTGAACAAAGCAGTTCCTGTAAGTGTGGTGGGAATATTCAGTTACGATGGTGCTCAG GATTGTTTTCACAAAATGGTGGAGCTGACAATGGAAGCAAGGTTGGCCTATAAAGAAATGATTGCAGGTCTACAGCGAGAGTCTGCTGgtgaagaaaatgaaagtgatTGTACTCATTCTAAAACCCATTACGAAGAGAGTAACATACAAGATGCTGGTAAAGCACCCTTTCTGGAGTCTGATGAGGATGTCCCAAATTACA TTAAAATCTGGAAGAGAAAGCTTGAGGAGGAATATAATCCTTATGTACTGGAGCTGGAAAATCGGGCAACTGCTGAAATGCTGTCGTTGGGTTTTGAAGAGCCTCAGTAA
- the SECISBP2 gene encoding selenocysteine insertion sequence-binding protein 2 isoform X2 — protein MGCSSLGEYSSSVPNIFTVPSFSCDKTSKLCSSSRQNRDYVKHTSLNRKETGSVARRRPQHEEPKLDCKRLEGSDFSGTTTGSSFHSAVRGRSPVQSDRRGKAVNSKYKHIPNTESLPEPEFEITLSDFPKLQSLGSNDRLKLQKCTWEALSSAEGDMLPSKSTGQPQISALITKEGEVSVKRLPLERTLRNSSDTGTAQVSSSSCDETQVSWATVLSQTPRRTVRLPSSTVASSHSGSEGKVGVPEDRKSETRENASGSDGEEISEKKKKKKRKKKKAKSNSDMEKLLNKSTLVQEPPRIEDDEEFPDLAAATVKNYKLGTPKFYCSIPTTKDQSEVILTRDSEYDFHDGYPHNLLATPKPDIPRGRKVGRQPSSSITEKSKAQGSSKSSRKKSQLPVQLDLGGMLAALEQKQHAEKSPKPVVLSVGSAVTLPSKDYTPVTKSHQVHQEKVPHNPLDSSSPLVKKGKQREVPKAKKPTSLKKIILKEREQRKQQHLLDQTESLKEKKADQQCMESTPEDELLSQDTKAETTEEPPMDLVIVTQNNLEVPVHCTEVSGTSENSLVPAQLNSTLPKIHSRRFRDYCTQVLCKEVDICVTDLLKELVRFQDRQYQKDPVKAKTKRRLVMGLREVLKHLKLKKLKCVIISPNCEKIQSKGGLDETLHLIIDSACEQNIPFIFALNRKALGRCLNKAVPVSVVGIFSYDGAQDCFHKMVELTMEARLAYKEMIAGLQRESAGEENESDCTHSKTHYEESNIQDAGKAPFLESDEDVPNYIKIWKRKLEEEYNPYVLELENRATAEMLSLGFEEPQ, from the exons ATGGGATGTAGTTCGCTTGGAGAATACTCCAGTTCTGTACCAAATATATTCACAGTTCCCAGCTTTTCATGTGATAAGACCTCTAAGCTCTGCAGCTCTTCTCGACAAAACAGAGACTATGTCAAACATACTTCTCTCAACAGAAAAGAGACTGGAAGCGTTGCCAGG AGGcgaccacaacatgaggaacccaAACTGGACTGTAAAAGGCTCGAAGGTAGTGACTTCTCTGGCACAACAACAGGGAGCTCATTTCATTCTGCTGTACGTGGTAGAAGTCCCGTTCAATCAG acaGGCGTGGTAAAGCTGTGAACAGTAAATACAAGCACATTCCAAATACAGAATCGCTTCCAGAACCTGAATTTGAAATTACCCTATCAGATTTCCCAAAATTGCAAAGTCTGGGGAGTAATGATCGACTGAAACTTCAAAAATGTACTTGGGAGGCATTGAGCTCAGCTGAAGGAGATATGCTGCCTTCAAAATCCACAGGACAACCACAGATTTCTGCTTTGATAACCAAAGAG GGAGAAGTATCTGTGAAAAGGCTGCCCCTGGAAAGAACTTTAAGAAATTCTTCTGATACTGGAA CTGCTCAGGTGTCTTCGAGTTCCTGTGATGAGACCCAGGTATCTTGGGCTACTGTGCTGTCACAAACTCCAAGGAGAACTGTCCGTTTACCCTCCTCTACTGTGGCCAGCAGCCATTCTGGCAGTGAAGGAAAAGTTGGTGTTCCTGAAGATCGTAAG TCAGAAACGAGAGAGAATGCCAGTGGGAGTGACGGTGAAGAGAtatcagaaaagaagaagaaaaagaagaggaagaaaaagaaggccAAATCAAACAGTGATATGGAAAAGCTTCTTAATAAAAGCACTTTAGTGCAGGAACCTCCACGAATTGAG GATGATGAAGAATTTCCTGACTTAGCTGCTGCTACTGTTAAAAACTACAAGTTAGGGACTCCAAAGTTCTACTGTTCAATCCCTACTACCAAGGATCAGAGTGAA GTAATCCTAACCAGGGATTCTGAATATGACTTTCATGATGGTTATCCTCACAATCTTCTGGCAACACCCAAGCCAGATATACCACGTGGAAGAAAAGTGGGCAGACAACCTTCATCCAGTATAACAGAAAAAAGCAAAGCACAG GGGTCCTCTAAGAGCAGTCGGAAGAAAAGCCAGCTTCCTGTGCAGCTGGATTTGGGAGGGATGCTGGCTGCTTTAGAACAAAAACAGCATGCAGAGAAATCACCAAAGCCTGTGGTGCTTTCAG TTGGTAGTGCAGTAACATTGCCTTCAAAGGATTATACACCAGTAACAAAAAGTCATCAGGTACACCAAGAAAAGGTTCCTCATAACCCATTGGACTCCAGTTCGCCTTTGGTCAAGAAGGGAAAGCAGAGAGAAGTCCCCAAGGCAAAAAAGCCAACGTCATTGAAAAAG atcattttgaaagagagagaacagCGGAAACAGCAACACCTTTTGGATCAGACAGAGAGCCTGAAAGAGAAAAAAGCTGATCAGCAATGTATGGAATCTACTCCTGAAGATGAACTACTTTCTCAAGATACCAAAGCAG AGACTACAGAAGAACCCCCTATGGATCTTGTAATTGTGACTCAGAATAATTTAGAAGTCCCTGTGCACTGTACAGAAGTCAGTGGCACCTCTGAAAATTCCCTTGTTCCTGCACAGCTGAATTCCACCCTTCCCAAGATCCACAGCAGAAGATTTAGAGA TTACTGTACCCAGGTCCTTTGTAAGGAGGTTGACATCTGCGTAACTGATCTTTTGAAAGAGCTGGTTCGTTTCCAAGACCGCCAGTATCAGAAAGACCCAGTCAAGGCCAAGACAAAACGCAGGCTTgttatggggctgagagaagtcttGAAACACCTGAAGTTGAAAAAATTGAAATGTGTTATAATTTCTCCAAACTGTGAAAAAATTCAGTCAAAAG GTGGGTTGGATGAGACTCTGCATCTCATAATTGACTCTGCTTGCGAACAGAATATCCCTTTTATCTTTGCTCTCAATCGCAAAGCTCTGGGGCGCTGTTTGAACAAAGCAGTTCCTGTAAGTGTGGTGGGAATATTCAGTTACGATGGTGCTCAG GATTGTTTTCACAAAATGGTGGAGCTGACAATGGAAGCAAGGTTGGCCTATAAAGAAATGATTGCAGGTCTACAGCGAGAGTCTGCTGgtgaagaaaatgaaagtgatTGTACTCATTCTAAAACCCATTACGAAGAGAGTAACATACAAGATGCTGGTAAAGCACCCTTTCTGGAGTCTGATGAGGATGTCCCAAATTACA TTAAAATCTGGAAGAGAAAGCTTGAGGAGGAATATAATCCTTATGTACTGGAGCTGGAAAATCGGGCAACTGCTGAAATGCTGTCGTTGGGTTTTGAAGAGCCTCAGTAA